A genomic window from Glycine max cultivar Williams 82 chromosome 17, Glycine_max_v4.0, whole genome shotgun sequence includes:
- the LOC100801263 gene encoding uncharacterized protein isoform X2 has product MIERSKGIVVIMQLSKLLVPGKALSQRFLSRFCFRHSNQIPNSNFYVSFFLPFSQTTLFFSADSMTAGAVATAAGAAVMLYLVFRRRRKAEKEWSRSRTTWRLKPAQAPANMLESIATLSETLRFTYSETIGKWPIADLAFGINYLMRKQGDLAVASVYGGSSCVELKGPGVVDELQELLRLLTLCMLFSKKPFPEFLDSAGFSLDHVLLHNPEAGLLKPAFTIIHDTQSKCFLLLIRGTHSIKDTLTAATGTVVPFHHSILNDGGISNLVLGYAHCGMVAAARWIAKLCTPTLLKALNKCPDSEVKIVGHSLGGGTAALLTYILREQKELSSSTCVTFAPAACMTWELGESGKHFITTIINGYDLVPTLSASSVDDLRSEVAASSWMSDLWDQAEHTKVLKAVHNSATALGSHLQFISSAKDKVAGVGAILRPVTSGTQVVMKHAQSVVEAVVKTMASHRQNIGPLPKSKLNNLAESSLEPKNISKSLLTESVPVLNKDEPNYSSGRSGLDAIDEEEQLIDANEHITSSVVNDITEGELWYELEKELEKQNNILNIRAQVEEAAAAKEITEEENQLIDAAQGTSNSITASDKVDSYRFYPPGKIMHIVSTPSSDDFSSSSIEEHVKLYETPRQLYSKLRLSRTMINDHYMPTYRKMIQLLIRQLEKDIM; this is encoded by the exons ATGATCGAAAGAAGCAAGGGCATTGTGGTCATAATGCAACTAAGCAAGCTTCTTGTTCCGGGAAAGGCACTTTCTCAGCGGTTCCTCTCACGTTTCTGTTTCAGACACTCCAACCAGATTCCAAACTCCAATTTTtatgtttccttttttcttccattttcccAAACCACATTGTTCTTCTCCGCCGATTCCATGACTGCCGGGGCAGTGGCGACGGCAGCCGGAGCGGCGGTGATGCTGTACCTCGTATTCCGGCGGAGGAGGAAGGCCGAAAAGGAGTGGTCGAGGTCGCGGACGACGTGGAGGTTGAAGCCAGCTCAGGCGCCGGCGAATATGTTAGAATCGATTGCGACGTTATCGGAGACGTTGAGGTTCACTTACTCGGAGACTATTGGGAAATGGCCAATCGCCGACTTGGCCTTCGGCATCAATTACTTGATGCGCAAACAG GGTGATTTGGCAGTTGCGAGTGTGTATGGTGGAAGCAGTTGTGTGGAGCTGAAAGGCCCTGGAGTTGTAGATGAGTTACAAGAGCTTTTGAGGTTGTTGACTTTGTGCATGCTTTTCTCCAAGAAACCGTTTCCCGAGTTTTTAGATTCTGCCGGATTCTCTCTAGACCATGTTCTTCTTCACAACCCCGAAGCTGGG CTTCTGAAGCCCGCTTTCACAATTATACATGATACGCAGTCAAAATGTTTCCTTCTATTGATCCGGGGAACCCATAGCATAAAAGACACACTGACAGCTGCAACTGGTACTGTGGTTCCCTTTCACCATTCCATTTTAAATGATGGAGGAATAAGCAACTTGGTTTTAGGATATGCACACTGTGGTATGGTTGCTGCAGCTCGTTGGATTGCAAAACTCTGCACTCCTACACTACTTAAAGCCCTTAATAAATGTCCAGACTCAGAAGTCAAG ATTGTTGGACACTCACTTGGTGGTGGTACTGCAGCACTATTAACATATATTCTTAGAGAACAAAAAGAGTTATCTTCAAGCACCTGTGTCACATTTGCCCCAG CTGCTTGTATGACATGGGAGTTAGGTGAATCAGGGAAGCACTTCATCACTACCATTATAAATGGTTACGACTTGGTACCCACATTATCAGCTTCCTCTGTTGATGATCTCCGATCTGAG GTTGCTGCGTCATCTTGGATGAGTGATTTATGGGATCAGGCCGAGCATACAAAGGTTCTGAAAGCCGTCCACAACTCAGCAACTGCACTTGGATCTCACTTACAATTCATATCTAGTGCAAAAGACAAGGTAGCTGGTGTAGGTGCTATTCTACGGCCTGTGACCAGTGGCACCCAG GTTGTGATGAAGCATGCACAAAGTGTTGTCGAAGCTGTTGTCAAAACTATGGCTTCACACCGTCAGAATATTGGACCATTGCCaaaatctaaattaaataaCTTGGCCGAATCTTCTCTGGAAcccaaaaatataagtaaatctcTTTTGACTGAAAGTGTGCCTGTGCTGAATAAGGATGAACCAAACTACTCAAGTGGAAGATCTGGACTTGATGCCATAGATGAAGAGGAGCAACTGATTGATGCTAACGAGCACATTACCTCTTCTGTTGTAAATGACATCACTGAAGGTGAATTGTGGTATGAGCTGGAGAAGGAACTTGAAAAACAGAACAATATCCTGAACATTCGGGCGCAGGTAGAAGAGGCAGCTGCAGCAAAAGAGATAACTGAGGAAGAGAATCAGCTTATTGATGCTGCACAAGGcaccagcaattcaatcacggCATCTGACAAAGTAGATAGCTATCGTTTTTATCCCCCAGGTAAAATCATGCACATTGTCTCCACTCCTTCGTCAGATGACTTTAGTTCAAGCTCCATTGAGGAACATGTCAAATTATATGAAACACCTAGACAGCTTTATAGCAAGCTCAGACTTTCAAGAACGATGATAAATGATCATTACATGCCCACATATAGGAAGATGATCCAACTATTAATCAGACAACTAGAGAAAGATATAATGTGA
- the LOC100801263 gene encoding uncharacterized protein isoform X1, whose amino-acid sequence MISDDRKKQGHCGHNATKQASCSGKGTFSAVPLTFLFQTLQPDSKLQFLCFLFSSIFPNHIVLLRRFHDCRGSGDGSRSGGDAVPRIPAEEEGRKGVVEVADDVEVEASSGAGEYVRIDCDVIGDVEVHLLGDYWEMANRRLGLRHQLLDAQTGRLQGDLAVASVYGGSSCVELKGPGVVDELQELLRLLTLCMLFSKKPFPEFLDSAGFSLDHVLLHNPEAGLLKPAFTIIHDTQSKCFLLLIRGTHSIKDTLTAATGTVVPFHHSILNDGGISNLVLGYAHCGMVAAARWIAKLCTPTLLKALNKCPDSEVKIVGHSLGGGTAALLTYILREQKELSSSTCVTFAPAACMTWELGESGKHFITTIINGYDLVPTLSASSVDDLRSEVAASSWMSDLWDQAEHTKVLKAVHNSATALGSHLQFISSAKDKVAGVGAILRPVTSGTQVVMKHAQSVVEAVVKTMASHRQNIGPLPKSKLNNLAESSLEPKNISKSLLTESVPVLNKDEPNYSSGRSGLDAIDEEEQLIDANEHITSSVVNDITEGELWYELEKELEKQNNILNIRAQVEEAAAAKEITEEENQLIDAAQGTSNSITASDKVDSYRFYPPGKIMHIVSTPSSDDFSSSSIEEHVKLYETPRQLYSKLRLSRTMINDHYMPTYRKMIQLLIRQLEKDIM is encoded by the exons ATGATTTCCGATGATCGAAAGAAGCAAGGGCATTGTGGTCATAATGCAACTAAGCAAGCTTCTTGTTCCGGGAAAGGCACTTTCTCAGCGGTTCCTCTCACGTTTCTGTTTCAGACACTCCAACCAGATTCCAAACTCCAATTTTtatgtttccttttttcttccattttcccAAACCACATTGTTCTTCTCCGCCGATTCCATGACTGCCGGGGCAGTGGCGACGGCAGCCGGAGCGGCGGTGATGCTGTACCTCGTATTCCGGCGGAGGAGGAAGGCCGAAAAGGAGTGGTCGAGGTCGCGGACGACGTGGAGGTTGAAGCCAGCTCAGGCGCCGGCGAATATGTTAGAATCGATTGCGACGTTATCGGAGACGTTGAGGTTCACTTACTCGGAGACTATTGGGAAATGGCCAATCGCCGACTTGGCCTTCGGCATCAATTACTTGATGCGCAAACAG GACGCTTGCAGGGTGATTTGGCAGTTGCGAGTGTGTATGGTGGAAGCAGTTGTGTGGAGCTGAAAGGCCCTGGAGTTGTAGATGAGTTACAAGAGCTTTTGAGGTTGTTGACTTTGTGCATGCTTTTCTCCAAGAAACCGTTTCCCGAGTTTTTAGATTCTGCCGGATTCTCTCTAGACCATGTTCTTCTTCACAACCCCGAAGCTGGG CTTCTGAAGCCCGCTTTCACAATTATACATGATACGCAGTCAAAATGTTTCCTTCTATTGATCCGGGGAACCCATAGCATAAAAGACACACTGACAGCTGCAACTGGTACTGTGGTTCCCTTTCACCATTCCATTTTAAATGATGGAGGAATAAGCAACTTGGTTTTAGGATATGCACACTGTGGTATGGTTGCTGCAGCTCGTTGGATTGCAAAACTCTGCACTCCTACACTACTTAAAGCCCTTAATAAATGTCCAGACTCAGAAGTCAAG ATTGTTGGACACTCACTTGGTGGTGGTACTGCAGCACTATTAACATATATTCTTAGAGAACAAAAAGAGTTATCTTCAAGCACCTGTGTCACATTTGCCCCAG CTGCTTGTATGACATGGGAGTTAGGTGAATCAGGGAAGCACTTCATCACTACCATTATAAATGGTTACGACTTGGTACCCACATTATCAGCTTCCTCTGTTGATGATCTCCGATCTGAG GTTGCTGCGTCATCTTGGATGAGTGATTTATGGGATCAGGCCGAGCATACAAAGGTTCTGAAAGCCGTCCACAACTCAGCAACTGCACTTGGATCTCACTTACAATTCATATCTAGTGCAAAAGACAAGGTAGCTGGTGTAGGTGCTATTCTACGGCCTGTGACCAGTGGCACCCAG GTTGTGATGAAGCATGCACAAAGTGTTGTCGAAGCTGTTGTCAAAACTATGGCTTCACACCGTCAGAATATTGGACCATTGCCaaaatctaaattaaataaCTTGGCCGAATCTTCTCTGGAAcccaaaaatataagtaaatctcTTTTGACTGAAAGTGTGCCTGTGCTGAATAAGGATGAACCAAACTACTCAAGTGGAAGATCTGGACTTGATGCCATAGATGAAGAGGAGCAACTGATTGATGCTAACGAGCACATTACCTCTTCTGTTGTAAATGACATCACTGAAGGTGAATTGTGGTATGAGCTGGAGAAGGAACTTGAAAAACAGAACAATATCCTGAACATTCGGGCGCAGGTAGAAGAGGCAGCTGCAGCAAAAGAGATAACTGAGGAAGAGAATCAGCTTATTGATGCTGCACAAGGcaccagcaattcaatcacggCATCTGACAAAGTAGATAGCTATCGTTTTTATCCCCCAGGTAAAATCATGCACATTGTCTCCACTCCTTCGTCAGATGACTTTAGTTCAAGCTCCATTGAGGAACATGTCAAATTATATGAAACACCTAGACAGCTTTATAGCAAGCTCAGACTTTCAAGAACGATGATAAATGATCATTACATGCCCACATATAGGAAGATGATCCAACTATTAATCAGACAACTAGAGAAAGATATAATGTGA
- the LOC100801809 gene encoding uncharacterized protein isoform X2, producing the protein MGRMGKESDSKTKLVLEICSISTRSVLCVHHTLLSKPFIDWYCILGVEENAGVNAIRKRYHKLALQVHPDKNKHPNAEIAFKLVSEAYACLSNAAKRKAFDLERCKHFCFECKRIPYTSSNVPGNSSGSVFKAWNMITRSRSFKLWRNIRDMRERFMDEAKVIENCLRTNSMSRKESPPYDSAGFLHRSKSMHRFEKETPVFNPSDYLYQGYPHLRSNIYKNSSTFWYLQRNSMLHNEKGGALHASPVFDVKSRNLFASKFTFVPSKC; encoded by the exons ATGGGGAGAATGGGAAAAGAATCAGACTCCAAGACCAAGTTGGTATTAGAGATTTGCTCCATTTCCACGCGTTCTGTGCTCTGTGTTCATCATACACTTCTCTCAAAACCTTTCATTGACTGGTATTGCATTCTTGGA GTGGAAGAAAATGCAGGGGTGAATGCCATTCGCAAGAGGTACCATAAACTGG CCTTACAAGTTCACCCAGATAAGAATAAGCATCCCAATGCTGAAATTGCTTTCAAGCTCGTTTCTGag GCATATGCATGTCTATCTAATGCAGCAAAGAGAAAAGCCTTTGACTTGGAGAGATGTAAGCATTTTTGCTTCGAGTGCAAAAGAATACCATATACATCGAGCAATGTCCCTGGCAATTCAAGTGGGTCAGTTTTCAAGGCATGGAATATGATCACCAGATCAAGATCTTTTAAACTTTGGAGAAATATTAGGGACATGAGAGAAAGATTCATGGACGAGGCTAAGGTGATAGAGAACTGTTTGCGAACAAATTCAATGTCAAGGAAAGAATCTCCACCCTATGATTCGGCTGGCTTTCTACATAGAAGCAAGTCAATGCATAGATTCGAGAAAGAAACCCCAGTTTTCAACCCATCGGATTACTTGTACCAAGGCTACCCTCATCTAAGGAGCAATATTTACAAGAATTCTTCAACATTTTGGTACTTGCAGAGAAATAGTATGCTTCACAACGAAAAGGGAGGAGCGTTGCATGCCTCCCCAGTTTTTGATGTCAAATCAAGGAATTTGTTTGCCAGCAAATTCACTTTTGTCCCATCAAAATGTTAG
- the LOC100801809 gene encoding uncharacterized protein isoform X1, whose protein sequence is MGRMGKESDSKTKLVLEICSISTRSVLCVHHTLLSKPFIDWYCILGVEENAGVNAIRKRYHKLGRFNWFYGYVKSAFSLFFLNNEQLVFLFSSVALQVHPDKNKHPNAEIAFKLVSEAYACLSNAAKRKAFDLERCKHFCFECKRIPYTSSNVPGNSSGSVFKAWNMITRSRSFKLWRNIRDMRERFMDEAKVIENCLRTNSMSRKESPPYDSAGFLHRSKSMHRFEKETPVFNPSDYLYQGYPHLRSNIYKNSSTFWYLQRNSMLHNEKGGALHASPVFDVKSRNLFASKFTFVPSKC, encoded by the exons ATGGGGAGAATGGGAAAAGAATCAGACTCCAAGACCAAGTTGGTATTAGAGATTTGCTCCATTTCCACGCGTTCTGTGCTCTGTGTTCATCATACACTTCTCTCAAAACCTTTCATTGACTGGTATTGCATTCTTGGA GTGGAAGAAAATGCAGGGGTGAATGCCATTCGCAAGAGGTACCATAAACTGGGTAGGTTTAACTGGTTTTATGGCTATGTGAAATCtgcattctctctctttttcctgaATAATGAGCAActtgtctttcttttttcttctgtagCCTTACAAGTTCACCCAGATAAGAATAAGCATCCCAATGCTGAAATTGCTTTCAAGCTCGTTTCTGag GCATATGCATGTCTATCTAATGCAGCAAAGAGAAAAGCCTTTGACTTGGAGAGATGTAAGCATTTTTGCTTCGAGTGCAAAAGAATACCATATACATCGAGCAATGTCCCTGGCAATTCAAGTGGGTCAGTTTTCAAGGCATGGAATATGATCACCAGATCAAGATCTTTTAAACTTTGGAGAAATATTAGGGACATGAGAGAAAGATTCATGGACGAGGCTAAGGTGATAGAGAACTGTTTGCGAACAAATTCAATGTCAAGGAAAGAATCTCCACCCTATGATTCGGCTGGCTTTCTACATAGAAGCAAGTCAATGCATAGATTCGAGAAAGAAACCCCAGTTTTCAACCCATCGGATTACTTGTACCAAGGCTACCCTCATCTAAGGAGCAATATTTACAAGAATTCTTCAACATTTTGGTACTTGCAGAGAAATAGTATGCTTCACAACGAAAAGGGAGGAGCGTTGCATGCCTCCCCAGTTTTTGATGTCAAATCAAGGAATTTGTTTGCCAGCAAATTCACTTTTGTCCCATCAAAATGTTAG
- the LOC100780739 gene encoding pumilio homolog 24, which produces MAAKKHDAGDTKKRKRLNTETHEAPKASKLVASKKHKPDSVAKDNKNKKTAPLTGRERRLHSKELADARKKKRKRHFTLEQELARLWEKMRRHEIAKEDRAKLVTEALQKMKGKIPEIAGSHISSRILQTCVKHCSQAERDAVFEELQPHFLTLAYSAYAVHLVKKMLDNASKKQLAGFISTLHGHVAPLLRHMVGSVVVEHAYELANAAQKQELLSELYSTELRLFKDLVSLKESRLLDVMSKLGLQKGSVLRHMASVIQPILEKGIVDHSILHRVLLEYFSIADKSSVTDIIQQLSSPLIVRMIGTRDGAKIGILCVKYGNAKERKKIIKGLKGHIDKTAYHQYGCMVLVCILSVVDDTKLITKVIIRELQSILKELVLDKNGRRPLLQLLHPNSSRYFSPDDLASLNLSIPSLSLKDQSEASSLTETSKVSLGDKESKDDIELALNEVNKDKTSVDDSDLAESGKKDPFVRRQELLIKSGLADSLLDICIESVGELIQSNFGKEVLYEVATGGSEGIMHPALGDKINSLHNAVASLAAMPKSEDSQEEHVLENFHSSRTIRKLILDCPNFASTLWEKALKGKSELWVHGHSCKVISAFLESPDPTVQKLVKKELQPLIDNGILKNPKPKEQANQ; this is translated from the exons ATGGCGGCGAAGAAGCATGACGCCGGAGACACCAAAAAGAGAAAGCGACTCAATACTGAAACTCACGAAGCTCCCAAGGCTTCGAAGCTCGTTGCCTCAAAGAAGCACAAACCAGACTCCGTTGCTAAAGACAACAAGAACAAGAAGACGGCTCCTCTTACCGGCCGAGAACGTCGTCTTCATTCCAAG GAACTAGCAGATgctagaaaaaagaagagaaagcgACATTTCACTCTTGAGCAA GAGCTTGCACGTCTATGGGAAAAGATGAGACGTCATGAGATTGCTAAAGAGGACAGAGCTAA GCTAGTGACTGAAGCTTTGCAAAAGATGAAGGGGAAGATTCCAGAGATTGCGGGCTCTCACATCTCATCTCGGATTCTTCAG ACATGTGTCAAGCATTGTTCACAAGCTGAAAGAGATGCAGTATTTGAAGAGCTTCAGCCACATTTTCTAACTCTAGCATATAGTGCATATGCTGTTCACTTAGTGAAGAAGATGCTCGACAACG CTTCCAAGAAACAACTAGCAGGCTTTATCTCCACTCTCCATGGTCATGTTGCTCCTCTTCTTCGCCATATGGTTGGATCAGTTG TTGTTGAGCATGCTTATGAGTTAGCAAATGCTGCACAGAAGCAAGAACTGCTTTCGGAATTATACTCTACGGAACTTCGGTTGTTTAAGGATCTAGTCTCATTGAAAGAGAGCAG ATTATTAGATGTGATGTCCAAGTTGGGTCTACAGAAAGGTTCAGTTCTGCGACATATGGCATCAGTGATTCAGCCAATTTTAGAGAAAGGGATAGTTGACCACTCTATTTTACACAGAGTCTTACTTGAATATTTTAGCATTGCTGATAAG tcatCTGTCACAGATATAATCCAACAGTTATCAAGTCCACTCATTGTTAGAATGATTGGTACGAGGGATGGAGCTAAAATTGGAATTCTTTGTGTAAAATATGGGAATGCCAAG GAAAGGAAGAAGATTATCAAAGGATTGAAGGGGCACATAGACAAAACAGCTTATCATCAATATGGGTGCATG GTGCTGGTTTGCATCCTTTCAGTTGTTGACGACACCAAACTGATAACAAAG GTTATCATTCGTGAGCTTCAGTCAATTTTAAAGGAGCTTGTTCTAGATAAG AATGGAAGGCGTCCCTTACTCCAATTACTACATCCTAATAGTTCACGTTATTTCAGTCCTGATGATCTTGCTTCTCTGAATTTATCTATACCTTCTCTGTCTCTCAAG GATCAGTCAGAAGCAAGCTCTCTGACAGAAACTTCGAAGGTTTCACTTGGTGACAAGGAATCCAAGGATGACATAGAGTTGGCATTGAACGAAGTTAATAAAGATAAAACTTCTGTGGATGATTCTGACTTAGCTGAGAGTGGGAAAAAAGACCCATTTGTCAGAAGGCAGGAGCTGTTGATCAAGAGTGGGCTTGCAGAT AGTCTTCTTGATATATGTATTGAGAGCGTGGGAGAACTGATTCAGTCAAATTTTGGCAAAGAGGTCTTATATGAG GTTGCAACAGGGGGTTCTGAGGGCATAATGCACCCAGCTTTAGGTGATAAGATAAATTCCCTCCACAATGCAGTAGCTTCTCTTGCAGCAATGCCTAAATCAGAAGATTCACAAGAGGAGCATGTCCTTGAAAATTTCCATTCAAGTCGCACCATTAGAAAACTGATTTTGGATTGCCCCAACTTTGCTTCCACCTTATGGGAAAAAGCTTTAAAAGGGAAAAGTGAGTTATGGGTGCATGGCCACAG CTGTAAGGTTATTTCTGCATTTTTGGAATCACCAGACCCGACTGTacaaaaacttgttaaaaaaGAGCTACAGCCTTTAATTGACAATGGAATTCTCAAAAACCCAAAGCCTAAAGAACAAGCAAACCAATAA
- the LOC100802343 gene encoding probable polygalacturonase, producing MLVALLLLLALSNEVRVNGDSDGRQCEVNPALKPRPHTVSILEFGAVGDGKTLNTIAFQNAIFYLKSFADKGGAQLYVPPGTWLTQSFNLTSHLTLFLEKGAVILGSQDPFHWEVVDPLPSYGRGVEVPGGRYQSLVNGYMLHDVVITGNNGIIDGMGLGWWELFSSHSLNYSRPHLIELVASNRVVVSNLTFLNAPAYSIHPVYCSNVHIHNVSISAPQESPYTIGIVPDSSDHVCIEDCVIATGYDAISLKSGWDEYGIAYGRPTENVHIRRVHLQAYSGSTIAFGSDMSGGISNILVENVHLYNSKSGIEFRTMRGRGGYMKEIIISDIEMENIYTAMAATGYCGSHPDDKFDPNALPLLDHIILQDMIGTNITIAGSFAGLQESPFTNICLSNVTLSINSVSSIPWECSNVSGFSDSVLPKPCPDLETLSDCLSLLSIKGKTAVM from the exons ATGCTA GTGGCATTGCTCTTGCTGCTGGCGTTGAGCAATGAAGTTCGAGTTAATGGTGATAGCGATGGTAGACAATGTGAGGTTAATCCAGCACTAAAGCCAAGACCACACACTGTCTCCATCTTGGAGTTTGGTGCGGTTGGGGATGGTAAAACATTGAACACTATTGCATTCCAGAATGCCATTTTCTATCTCAAGTCATTTGCTGACAAGGGTGGTGCTCAGTTATATGTGCCACCCGGAACATGGTTGACTCAAAGTTTCAATCTTACTAGCCATCTCACACTTTTCTTGGAAAAAGGTGCTGTAATTCTTGGATCTCAG GATCCATTTCACTGGGAAGTTGTTGATCCATTACCTTCTTATGGCAGAGGAGTTGAAGTTCCCGGGGGAAGATATCAGAGTTTAGTTAATGGATACATGTTACATGATGTGGTGATAACAG GTAATAATGGAATCATTGATGGCATGGGATTGGGTTGGTGGGAATTGTTTAGTTCCCATTCCCTGAACTACAGCCGTCCACATCTGATTGAATTAGTGGCATCTAATCGCGTGGTAGTTTCAAATCTTACATTCTTGAACGCTCCTGCATATAGTATTCACCCAGTTTATTGCAG CAATGTACATATTCACAATGTTTCAATTTCTGCTCCTCAAGAATCTCCTTATACCATTGGCATAGTACCAG ATTCTTCTGATCATGTTTGTATAGAGGATTGTGTCATTGCAACGGGATATGATGCAATTTCACTCAAAAGTGGCTGGGACGAATATGGCATTGCCTATGGCAGGCCAACTGAGAATGTACACATCAGAAGGGTACATCTGCAGGCTTATTCTGGCTCTACTATTGCATTTGGCAGTGACATGTCTGGTGGCATTTCAAATATTCTTGTGGAGAATGTTCATCTTTACAACTCAAAGAGTGGCATTGAGTTCAGAACCATGAGGGGCAGAGGTGGTTATATGAAGGAAATCATCATATCAGACATAGAAATGGAGAATATATACACCGCTATGGCCGCCACAGGTTATTGTGGGTCTCATCCTGATGATAAATTTGACCCTAATGCTCTACCACTTTTGGACCACATTATTTTGCAAGATATGATTGGCACAAACATCACTATTGCTGGAAGCTTTGCTGGTCTTCAAGAATCTCCCTTCACTAACATATGCCTTTCCAACGTAACTTTGTCTATAAATTCTGTTTCTTCCATTCCTTGGGAATGCTCAAATGTCTCCGGATTTTCAGATTCTGTTCTTCCCAAACCATGTCCTGACCTTGAGACCCTTTCAGATTGTCTCTCCCTGCTCAGTATCAAGGGAAAAACCGCTGTCATGTGA